In Silene latifolia isolate original U9 population chromosome X, ASM4854445v1, whole genome shotgun sequence, the following proteins share a genomic window:
- the LOC141620772 gene encoding uncharacterized protein LOC141620772, whose protein sequence is MNAQIITVLVIERATGDEFLFSVVYGFNEDSERADLWAHLRFIKDNYHKPWGVCGDFNNVLHYNERIGREVTWNEIAEFRACVQHCGLTDIKAQGAFYTWNNKHEPQTRAFSRIDRFLINSEWMDLYPNAYAHFLPEGLFDHNPCVCFRRQVGVRPKGQFRYYNMWSLGDGFQTVVQQAWSRPVRGTLMFQLVHKLRNLKHNLREFNKSNFSDIDKVVGVSKALMESLQIQLQSNPTDESISIAEKNAADSYRHLFQV, encoded by the coding sequence ATGAATGCTCAAATTATTACTGTTTTGGTTATTGAGAGAGCTACTGGAGATGAGTTCCTTTTTTCTGTTGTCTATGGCTTCAATGAGGATAGTGAGAGAGCTGATCTTTGGGCTCACCTAAGATTCATCAAGGATAACTATCATAAGCCTTGGGGGGTCTGTGGTGACTTTAATAATGTACTTCACTATAATGAAAGAATTGGGAGAGAGGTTACTTGGAATGAGATTGCTGAGTTCAGAGCTTGTGTTCAGCATTGTGGACTCACTGATATTAAGGCCCAAGGAGCCTTTTACACCTGGAATAACAAGCATGAACCTCAGACTAGGGCTTTCTCTAGGATTGATAGATTCCTTATCAACTCTGAATGGATGGATTTATATCCTAATGCTTATGCTCATTTCTTACCTGAAGGCCTGTTTGACCATAATCCTTGTGTCTGTTTCAGAAGGCAAGTGGGGGTTAGACCTAAAGGGCAGTTTAGATATTATAACATGTGGAGTTTAGGTGATGGCTTTCAAACTGTTGTCCAGCAAGCTTGGAGTAGGCCTGTTAGGGGCACTCTTATGTTTCAGCTAGTTCATAAACTAAGGAACCTGAAGCATAATCTGAGGGAGTTTAATAAGAGTAATTTTTCTGATATTGATAAAGTTGTGGGTGTCTCCAAGGCTCTGATGGAAAGCCTGCAAATTCAACTGCAGTCTAATCCCACTGATGAAAGCATTAGTATAGCTGAAAAAAATGCTGCTGATTCTTACAGACATTTATTCCAAGTTTAG